GGCGTAGCCGTACAGGTTCTCCGGGCCGTAACTTTCCGTAAGGGGTCCGTGGTTCTCCGTAACCCCCGTGGCGCGGCCCGTGGCGGCGCGGCCGACGGCGGAGCGTCCGTGGCGTCCCATCTCCTGGCCTTCCTCGTTCTTGGTCAGCGTCCCTCACTCGAAAGAGTGAGTTTCATATGAGACTCATTTGGGTCGGGACGGTACCGCATGGCGGGAGGGGAGGAAGTGCTGCGAGAGACTTTGTCCGGTTAGCGTGCACCCATGAACGAGGTTGTGCGGCTGGTCGTCTGGGTGCGCGGACGTGTCCAAGGTGTGGGTTTCCGCTGGTTCACGCGGGCCAAGGCGCTGGAGATCGGCGGCCTGAGTGGCTTTGCTCTCAATCTGGACGACGGACGGGTCCAAGTGGTCGCGGAAGGAACCCGGGCCGGATGCCAGGGTCTGCTCGACTGGCTCCAGGGGGACGACACACCCGGGCGTGTGGACGGAGTCACTGAGATCTGGGACACGCCCCGAGGGATCTACGACGGCTTCGCGATCCGGTGACGGCGACGTGCGCAACGGCCCTGGCGGAAGCGGTATGGCATGCCACCGGCACCTGCCAGAAGCAGAAATGACCTGGTGGTTGCCAAGAACGGCTCAGCGTGGCAGGCTCCGCAGAGAAGGATGATCTCCACGCCCCCCGGGTCTTGCAGGAGTCGCAGCGCAGCCGTCC
This portion of the Streptomyces mirabilis genome encodes:
- a CDS encoding acylphosphatase — its product is MNEVVRLVVWVRGRVQGVGFRWFTRAKALEIGGLSGFALNLDDGRVQVVAEGTRAGCQGLLDWLQGDDTPGRVDGVTEIWDTPRGIYDGFAIR